In the genome of Nitrospira japonica, one region contains:
- a CDS encoding multicopper oxidase domain-containing protein: protein MLMGNEAVAESTHEAHQEVESATPVAWTQRLKGQTIVEDSMEGRPDRAAMMERQHHRVMEQMERDAEAQRTSGYFNNVNMMHQYGAGNQDVLLMSDSGAEPVSATGGRCPASAPVRKYDISAINVEISLNMWLDYYPGYMYVLTENIDKVREEETTNRAAREKEGYDPGAVKNGLQSQWIQPLVIRGNQGDCVKMTLRNQLDGGEEVSLNIHGSSMIVASTGQPATTTNPDSVAPQGKTVEFEWYIPPTQQEGGRQFHSYSNDRELTVMGLFGTFVVEPKGSEYLDPIGSGTPTPMTSGWQAIIKNGAGPDFREFVLMYHEVGDEAFRPLNKKGDFLPQRDPLTDVYRPVARALNYRSEPFGVDNMQTQHEYFGFEDESMAYSAYTFGDPATTVPRSYLGDPAKFRLVHGGSEVFHSHHPHGGSIRWPRSPRAIDEMPLWHAAKNGPVKYPVIRTKSDRVDVEVIGPSETMDLETECGSGLCQQLAGDFLFHCHVAHHYIAGMWGYWRVYNTLQQGEVHNDVMPALRELPDRTGRIQPGVTSDQLVGRTVDWFGKEFTIVKNGKTDWKASPAVVNVKDWVTMQLPPQGQPGHKTDERAQTSSYDASVLDWAWQGERAMTERENTVENPRYKSATPGKRVPILFESATGKVAWPHLKPHFGRRVPFSQNHNPSPWLDMIHLDDDGLPSSYPAKPGENGRWSMCPENAGSKKYNVHFIQTPMTLADKQGDTPAIEDKDGLIYVLHEEEAQVRKSAIKYPLVVRANIYDCIDWMLTSEWEDDDHINFHSSKINTHWHFLQFDNQSSDGVITGFSYEQSVRPFTMLQKKVNKGLPLPMNTTFTKAAKKGERVITLKNAAQYHTNAELLIGADNVGGNEIGRVKSIKGNQITLYRPLKNDHPVNDIVTVEFVRQRFWVDSDVGTVFWHDHALGRVTWPHGGFGTIVIEPVGSTYHDPKTGKPIRSGPLADIRTIEPVGYGVNGSFRELIVQLNDTVPHTVNIVTAGNPPGQPIEVALEAGKTVSFPMPEKIPMTPMPFLNGGTHTTGGGLNFKAEPVSSRLVANPDSSKLFSSAVHGDPYTPMVRAYLGDTVVFRLLQTMANETMVWTLSGHTYLTERYAGDANRKNSIHIGIAERYDLVVPQAGGPRLQPGDYIHFNGRTSKFSEGAWGIMRVLDKEAADLQKLPAGYSRRNNIPQPLPICPADAPVKSFNVVAMDYPSMKLNPKAPDAIEVDFERTIQMVNPNAKIYALEEEVAKVSGGVQPMPLTLRGNVGDCLKIKLTNKMKEGRASFSAIGLAFDPKDSLGANVGNNPGEQTVAPGESRTYTYYADPFLGETASLVWDWGNVMLHPRNGLYGAVVIGPRGAQYRDPKTGLDISTKNSWVADVIVDRTIQGYENRVNYRDVALFFQDEDNIIGTSFMPYVQNTAGLTAVNYRAEPYKFRQDTGCSLGKVFQPCVVDKPEDPATPIIEAHAGDSVRIHVFGASNEQNGMFSVERHEWPIEPFMRGADMISVVEFSGSETLDAFLPSAGGPFRMPGDYVWSNQRLPYSQSGQWGYLRVLPAGDQRIKALSGVRPGVKQADAETPPRIGPVSSVMR from the coding sequence ATGCTAATGGGTAACGAGGCGGTGGCCGAATCCACCCACGAGGCCCATCAGGAGGTCGAGTCGGCGACGCCCGTCGCGTGGACTCAACGGCTGAAGGGGCAGACGATCGTCGAGGATTCGATGGAAGGCCGGCCGGACCGCGCGGCGATGATGGAGCGCCAGCATCATCGGGTCATGGAGCAGATGGAGCGGGACGCCGAGGCGCAGCGCACCAGCGGCTATTTCAACAACGTCAATATGATGCATCAATACGGCGCGGGCAATCAGGACGTGCTCCTCATGTCCGATTCCGGTGCCGAGCCGGTGTCCGCGACGGGCGGGCGCTGCCCCGCATCCGCCCCGGTCAGGAAGTATGATATTTCGGCGATCAACGTCGAGATTTCGCTCAACATGTGGCTCGATTATTATCCCGGGTACATGTACGTCCTCACCGAGAACATCGACAAAGTACGGGAAGAGGAGACCACCAATCGCGCGGCCCGCGAAAAAGAAGGTTACGACCCGGGCGCGGTCAAGAACGGCTTGCAGAGCCAGTGGATTCAGCCGCTGGTGATCCGTGGCAACCAGGGCGACTGCGTCAAGATGACGCTGCGCAATCAGCTCGATGGCGGCGAGGAGGTCAGTCTCAACATCCACGGCTCCAGCATGATCGTCGCGTCGACCGGACAGCCCGCAACCACGACCAACCCCGACAGCGTGGCTCCGCAGGGCAAGACCGTCGAATTCGAATGGTACATTCCGCCGACGCAGCAGGAAGGCGGACGGCAGTTCCACTCCTACAGCAACGATCGCGAATTGACGGTGATGGGCTTGTTCGGAACGTTCGTGGTCGAACCGAAGGGATCCGAGTACCTGGATCCGATCGGCAGCGGCACTCCGACCCCGATGACCAGCGGATGGCAGGCGATCATCAAGAACGGTGCGGGACCGGATTTCCGTGAATTCGTCCTGATGTATCACGAAGTCGGCGATGAAGCGTTCAGACCGCTGAACAAGAAGGGCGATTTTCTCCCCCAGCGCGATCCGTTGACCGACGTCTACCGGCCGGTCGCCCGCGCACTCAACTATCGCAGCGAGCCGTTCGGCGTCGACAACATGCAGACGCAGCACGAATATTTCGGATTCGAAGACGAATCCATGGCCTACAGCGCCTATACGTTCGGTGATCCAGCCACCACCGTGCCGCGCAGCTATCTGGGAGATCCGGCGAAGTTCCGCCTCGTACACGGCGGATCGGAGGTATTTCACTCCCATCATCCGCACGGCGGTTCGATCCGCTGGCCGCGGAGCCCGCGCGCAATCGACGAAATGCCCTTGTGGCACGCCGCCAAAAACGGCCCGGTCAAGTATCCCGTGATCCGCACCAAGTCCGACCGGGTCGACGTGGAAGTAATCGGTCCCTCCGAGACGATGGATCTGGAAACGGAGTGCGGATCGGGCCTCTGCCAGCAGCTGGCCGGTGATTTTCTGTTCCACTGCCACGTCGCGCACCACTATATCGCCGGCATGTGGGGGTATTGGCGCGTGTACAACACCCTGCAACAGGGCGAAGTCCACAATGACGTGATGCCGGCCCTTCGGGAACTCCCGGACCGCACGGGTCGTATTCAGCCCGGCGTGACGTCGGATCAGCTCGTCGGTCGCACGGTGGACTGGTTCGGCAAGGAGTTCACCATCGTCAAGAATGGGAAGACGGATTGGAAGGCTTCGCCTGCCGTCGTCAACGTGAAGGATTGGGTCACCATGCAGTTGCCTCCCCAGGGGCAGCCGGGCCACAAGACCGACGAGCGGGCGCAGACCAGCTCGTACGATGCCAGCGTGCTGGATTGGGCCTGGCAGGGCGAGCGGGCGATGACCGAGCGTGAAAATACCGTGGAGAATCCGCGGTATAAGTCCGCCACTCCCGGAAAGCGCGTGCCGATTCTGTTCGAGAGCGCGACCGGTAAAGTCGCGTGGCCTCACCTGAAGCCGCACTTCGGCCGGCGCGTGCCGTTCTCGCAGAACCACAATCCGTCCCCCTGGTTGGACATGATCCACCTCGATGACGACGGATTGCCCAGTTCTTATCCGGCGAAGCCGGGAGAGAACGGGCGCTGGAGCATGTGCCCGGAGAACGCGGGCTCCAAGAAGTACAACGTGCATTTCATCCAAACGCCGATGACCCTGGCCGACAAGCAGGGCGATACGCCGGCGATCGAAGACAAGGACGGCCTGATCTACGTGCTGCACGAGGAAGAGGCCCAGGTCCGGAAGAGCGCCATCAAGTATCCGCTCGTCGTGCGGGCGAATATTTACGACTGTATCGATTGGATGCTGACCAGTGAGTGGGAGGACGACGACCACATCAATTTCCATTCGTCGAAGATCAACACGCATTGGCATTTCCTTCAGTTCGACAACCAGTCCTCGGACGGCGTGATCACCGGCTTCTCGTATGAGCAGTCGGTGCGTCCGTTCACGATGCTGCAGAAAAAAGTCAACAAAGGCCTCCCGCTGCCGATGAACACGACGTTCACCAAGGCCGCCAAGAAAGGCGAGCGGGTGATCACGCTCAAGAACGCCGCGCAGTACCACACGAACGCGGAGCTGCTGATCGGTGCGGACAATGTCGGAGGCAACGAAATCGGACGGGTGAAATCCATCAAGGGGAACCAGATCACGTTGTACAGGCCCTTGAAGAACGATCATCCGGTGAACGATATCGTGACGGTCGAATTCGTCCGTCAGCGCTTCTGGGTGGATTCCGACGTGGGAACGGTCTTCTGGCACGACCACGCGTTGGGTCGGGTGACCTGGCCGCACGGGGGATTCGGGACGATCGTCATCGAACCGGTGGGTTCGACCTACCATGATCCGAAGACGGGCAAGCCGATCCGGAGCGGACCGTTGGCCGACATCCGGACCATCGAGCCGGTGGGTTACGGAGTCAACGGCAGCTTCCGCGAGTTGATCGTGCAGTTGAATGACACCGTGCCGCATACGGTGAACATCGTCACGGCCGGCAATCCTCCCGGGCAGCCCATCGAGGTGGCCCTCGAAGCCGGCAAGACCGTGTCGTTCCCGATGCCGGAAAAGATCCCGATGACGCCGATGCCGTTCCTCAACGGCGGAACGCATACGACGGGCGGAGGGTTGAATTTCAAGGCGGAGCCGGTGTCCAGCCGCCTGGTAGCAAATCCGGACTCGTCCAAGCTGTTCAGCAGCGCCGTCCACGGCGATCCGTACACGCCGATGGTGCGGGCATATCTGGGCGACACGGTCGTGTTCCGGCTGCTTCAGACCATGGCGAACGAAACGATGGTATGGACGCTGTCCGGCCATACCTATCTGACCGAACGTTATGCCGGCGATGCGAACCGGAAGAACTCGATCCACATCGGCATTGCGGAGCGCTACGATCTCGTGGTGCCGCAGGCCGGCGGACCGCGGCTCCAACCGGGAGACTACATCCACTTCAACGGTCGCACCTCGAAGTTCTCGGAAGGTGCGTGGGGCATCATGCGGGTGCTGGACAAGGAAGCGGCAGATCTGCAGAAGCTGCCTGCCGGCTACAGCCGCAGGAACAACATTCCGCAGCCGCTCCCCATCTGTCCGGCGGACGCCCCGGTGAAGAGCTTCAATGTCGTGGCGATGGATTATCCCTCGATGAAGCTGAATCCGAAGGCGCCTGATGCGATCGAAGTCGACTTCGAGCGGACGATCCAAATGGTGAATCCGAACGCGAAGATCTACGCGCTGGAAGAGGAAGTCGCCAAGGTAAGCGGCGGCGTGCAGCCGATGCCGCTGACGTTGCGCGGCAACGTGGGTGACTGTCTCAAGATCAAGCTGACCAACAAGATGAAGGAAGGACGCGCTTCGTTCTCCGCCATCGGATTGGCCTTCGACCCCAAGGATTCGCTCGGGGCGAACGTCGGCAACAATCCTGGCGAGCAGACGGTGGCGCCGGGAGAGAGCCGCACGTACACCTATTATGCGGATCCGTTCCTGGGAGAAACCGCTTCGCTGGTGTGGGATTGGGGCAACGTGATGCTTCATCCGCGGAACGGGCTCTATGGCGCGGTCGTGATCGGTCCGAGGGGAGCCCAGTATCGGGATCCCAAGACCGGTCTGGATATCTCGACCAAGAACAGCTGGGTGGCCGACGTCATCGTCGACCGGACCATTCAGGGGTATGAGAATCGCGTCAACTACCGCGACGTCGCCCTGTTCTTCCAGGACGAGGACAACATCATCGGGACGAGCTTCATGCCCTACGTGCAGAACACCGCGGGCCTGACCGCCGTCAACTACCGCGCGGAACCCTATAAGTTCCGCCAGGACACCGGGTGCAGCCTGGGCAAGGTCTTCCAGCCTTGCGTGGTGGACAAACCCGAAGACCCCGCGACCCCGATCATCGAGGCCCACGCGGGAGATTCCGTGCGGATCCACGTGTTCGGGGCGAGCAACGAGCAGAACGGCATGTTCAGCGTCGAACGCCATGAGTGGCCGATCGAGCCCTTCATGCGCGGAGCCGACATGATCAGCGTGGTGGAGTTCTCCGGGTCTGAAACCCTGGATGCCTTCCTCCCCAGCGCCGGAGGCCCATTCCGGATGCCGGGCGATTATGTGTGGAGCAATCAGCGGTTGCCCTATTCGCAGTCAGGACAATGGGGCTATCTGCGTGTGCTCCCGGCTGGCGACCAACGCATCAAGGCCCTTTCGGGCGTTCGCCCGGGGGTGAAGCAGGCCGACGCCGAGACTCCGCCTCGGATCGGTCCTGTGTCTTCCGTGATGCGCTAG
- a CDS encoding multicopper oxidase domain-containing protein: MSDTRFRGPSFRQGQGLSSVTSLLAWSAVGLFCAQTSDAGEVAVQLRASVTKIEVAKDDQREAWTFNDTFPGPVIRIKEGDVVDFTLKNEADRVHSIDFHAAKTPWNLHFQGVPTGSESSFRWKADYPGEFYYHCGTDPMIQHIANGMFGAVIVEPRTPVVKADREYVIVQSEIYPTPHDVDTMMAGKPKLVVFNGRANKYLDEPLRAKPGELIRLHVVNAGPNHFSAFHVIGAVFDRVYASGNPKNIEHGIQTYTLPPGGGATFDLVLPEEGMYPMVTHSLQDALTGALGLIHVSNEETSKTSFEALPPPQDRDVAWTGAADR, translated from the coding sequence ATGAGCGACACAAGGTTCCGCGGCCCGTCATTTCGGCAAGGGCAGGGCCTCTCCTCCGTCACGTCTCTCCTGGCGTGGTCGGCGGTCGGGCTGTTCTGCGCGCAGACGAGTGACGCGGGTGAGGTCGCCGTCCAATTGCGCGCGAGCGTCACGAAGATCGAAGTGGCCAAAGACGACCAGCGTGAAGCCTGGACCTTCAACGATACGTTCCCCGGTCCCGTGATCCGGATCAAGGAGGGCGACGTCGTCGATTTTACGCTGAAGAACGAGGCCGACCGCGTCCACTCGATCGATTTCCACGCGGCCAAGACCCCGTGGAACCTGCATTTTCAAGGGGTGCCCACCGGATCGGAGTCCAGCTTTCGATGGAAGGCCGATTATCCCGGAGAGTTCTACTACCACTGCGGCACCGATCCGATGATCCAGCACATCGCCAACGGGATGTTCGGCGCGGTGATCGTGGAACCGCGAACGCCTGTCGTGAAAGCGGACCGTGAGTATGTCATCGTCCAGAGTGAGATTTATCCGACCCCGCACGACGTCGATACGATGATGGCTGGCAAGCCGAAGCTCGTCGTGTTCAACGGCCGTGCGAACAAATACCTCGACGAGCCGCTCCGGGCGAAGCCGGGTGAGTTGATCCGCCTCCACGTCGTCAATGCCGGGCCGAATCATTTTTCGGCGTTTCACGTCATCGGCGCCGTGTTCGATCGCGTGTATGCCAGCGGCAATCCCAAGAATATCGAGCATGGCATCCAGACGTACACGCTGCCGCCGGGCGGAGGTGCGACCTTCGATCTCGTGCTTCCTGAAGAGGGCATGTACCCGATGGTAACGCATTCCTTGCAGGACGCGTTAACCGGGGCGCTGGGCCTCATTCATGTGTCCAACGAGGAGACATCAAAGACCAGCTTCGAGGCTCTGCCGCCGCCACAGGACCGCGACGTGGCCTGGACGGGCGCAGCCGACCGGTAG
- a CDS encoding sigma-54-dependent Fis family transcriptional regulator, protein MRNDDESYRALLAVTNVLNSQRDTDSLWRAITEQIRKVLPWERAGVTLYNSDSDSFRFYAVETTLPHRELPRDAVIPKVGSAVGWVYENRTIHVRPDLRRQRLFLEDEYYVREGLGRMINSPLMVGSDCIGTLNIGSVECGDPDPTDLEFLQLVATQIAYAIGHVQAYEQIDRLRHQLARENEYLVEELKLTHNFGAMVGLSAAFRTALTQAEAVGPTGTTVLVTGETGTGKELMARAIHELSARRDKPFVRVNCAALPMGLVESELFGHERGAFTGADQRRAGRFELANGGTLFLDEIGEMPLEAQAKLLRVLEDGLVDRVGGTRPIPVDVRIVAATNSDLVSAVNEGRFRQDLYYRLHVFPIALPPLRERREDIPLLARHFLEAYRAKLKRPMLELSEESMSRLTNYSWPGNVRELQNVIERAVILAQSPVLTIEPQALVGGNAVAESTSNLIDVERRHIQHVLESVHWRIYGTYGAAAQLGMNPSTLRSRMKKLGLKRPVNFPVV, encoded by the coding sequence ATGCGGAACGACGATGAAAGCTATCGCGCCTTACTGGCCGTCACCAATGTTCTGAACTCCCAGCGCGATACCGACAGCCTCTGGCGCGCGATCACCGAGCAAATCCGAAAAGTCCTTCCATGGGAGCGCGCCGGCGTCACCCTCTACAACTCAGACAGCGATTCATTCAGGTTTTACGCGGTGGAAACGACCCTGCCGCACCGGGAGCTGCCGCGTGACGCGGTCATTCCCAAGGTCGGCAGCGCCGTGGGGTGGGTCTATGAGAATCGGACGATTCACGTCCGACCGGATCTCCGTCGGCAACGGCTGTTTCTCGAGGACGAATACTACGTGCGCGAGGGATTGGGCCGTATGATCAACTCCCCGCTCATGGTGGGCAGCGACTGCATCGGAACATTGAACATCGGCAGCGTGGAGTGCGGAGATCCCGACCCGACCGATCTGGAATTCCTTCAACTCGTGGCGACGCAAATCGCCTATGCGATCGGTCACGTTCAAGCCTACGAACAGATCGATCGGTTGCGGCATCAGCTGGCACGCGAAAATGAATATCTGGTTGAGGAGTTGAAGCTCACGCACAACTTCGGCGCAATGGTGGGGCTGAGCGCGGCGTTCCGGACCGCCTTGACGCAGGCGGAGGCCGTCGGACCGACCGGCACCACCGTGTTGGTCACCGGTGAAACCGGCACCGGAAAAGAACTGATGGCGCGGGCCATCCATGAGTTGAGCGCCCGTCGCGATAAACCGTTCGTCCGCGTCAATTGCGCGGCGCTGCCGATGGGATTGGTCGAAAGCGAGTTGTTCGGCCACGAGCGCGGCGCATTCACCGGGGCGGACCAACGGCGTGCGGGCCGTTTTGAATTGGCCAACGGCGGCACGCTGTTCCTGGACGAAATCGGCGAGATGCCGCTTGAAGCCCAGGCGAAGCTGCTCCGTGTCCTGGAGGACGGGCTGGTGGACCGCGTCGGCGGCACGCGCCCCATTCCCGTCGACGTCCGCATCGTCGCCGCGACGAATTCCGATCTCGTGTCGGCCGTCAACGAAGGACGGTTCCGACAGGACCTGTATTATCGCCTTCACGTATTTCCCATCGCTTTGCCTCCGCTGCGGGAACGGCGTGAAGACATCCCGCTCCTGGCCCGGCATTTTCTTGAAGCTTATCGGGCGAAATTGAAACGCCCGATGCTGGAGCTGAGCGAGGAATCCATGTCGCGGCTCACCAACTACTCCTGGCCGGGCAACGTGCGCGAACTGCAGAACGTGATCGAGCGGGCCGTCATCCTGGCCCAGTCGCCGGTCCTGACCATCGAACCTCAGGCCCTGGTGGGTGGAAACGCAGTGGCCGAATCGACGTCCAACCTGATCGACGTCGAGCGTCGCCATATTCAGCACGTGCTGGAATCGGTACATTGGCGGATCTACGGAACCTACGGGGCCGCGGCTCAACTCGGGATGAATCCCAGTACGTTGCGAAGCCGTATGAAGAAACTCGGGCTCAAGCGGCCCGTGAATTTTCCGGTAGTCTGA
- a CDS encoding CHASE3 domain-containing protein, with protein MRQRNKVWAYLCTGVLLLLFFGAEQIYILKQWHEVSDAQELRNAITVQVLQLRRLATDIDSGFRGYALMRQSVFLVPVVAAEAEIPPALDRLTELTEKTPSLKGSVQVLKRRLAELIETKRQLTFKIGSGQEQEVLNYVRGGDGVALAKTIANVFDDLDSKIEREFRETDEAQDGYWKQAMWQLIAAQAGAVLVGLLLMKVVSAAFAVPRRVET; from the coding sequence GTGCGACAACGGAACAAAGTATGGGCATACCTGTGCACGGGCGTCCTTCTCCTTCTGTTTTTTGGAGCGGAGCAAATCTACATTCTCAAGCAGTGGCACGAAGTGTCCGACGCGCAGGAACTCCGCAACGCCATCACGGTGCAAGTCCTGCAGCTTCGGCGATTGGCCACCGATATCGACAGCGGGTTTCGCGGGTACGCATTAATGCGCCAGAGCGTGTTCCTGGTGCCGGTGGTGGCGGCCGAGGCGGAAATTCCCCCGGCGCTGGACCGGTTGACCGAATTGACGGAGAAGACTCCGTCGCTTAAGGGAAGCGTCCAGGTGCTCAAACGACGGCTCGCCGAGTTGATCGAGACGAAGCGCCAGCTGACGTTCAAGATCGGGTCGGGCCAGGAACAAGAAGTCCTCAACTACGTTCGTGGCGGTGACGGAGTGGCGCTGGCGAAAACGATTGCCAATGTCTTCGACGATTTGGACTCCAAGATCGAGCGTGAATTCCGAGAGACGGATGAGGCCCAAGACGGGTATTGGAAGCAGGCGATGTGGCAACTTATCGCCGCTCAGGCCGGCGCCGTACTGGTCGGGCTCCTCCTCATGAAGGTCGTGTCGGCCGCCTTTGCCGTTCCCCGTCGTGTCGAAACGTGA
- a CDS encoding 4Fe-4S dicluster domain-containing protein, with protein sequence MPEVYNWQLGRKMLYPYEERHPKWQFAFVFNINRCLACQTCSMADKSTWLFSKGQEYMWWNNVETKPYGGYPQFYDVKITQLIEQVNPGGQVWNVRVGRKHHAPYGVFEGMTIFDAGAKVGQAAIGYIPTDQEWRFVNIYEDTATSMRSLVEGIDRSGFSRDEPWRLSGSSLPEHETFFFYLQRICNHCTYPGCLAACPRKAIYKRPEDGIVLIDQNRCRGYKKCVEQCPFKKPMYRGTTRVSEKCIACYPRIEGKDPLTGGEPMETRCMAACVGKIRMQSLVRIGEDGLWAEDRWHPLYYTIRVEQVALPLYPQWGTEPNGYYIPPRHSPRGYARQMFGPGVDNAIEKYLVPSRELLAVLQLWRASQQIVFRYDVIPGPKVFETQIHGKRFEMYNDTVLGFNKSGKEVARIQVEEPIYIRPAERVNWL encoded by the coding sequence ATGCCAGAAGTCTATAACTGGCAACTGGGACGGAAGATGCTGTATCCGTATGAGGAGCGGCATCCGAAGTGGCAGTTTGCCTTTGTGTTCAATATCAACCGGTGTTTGGCGTGTCAGACGTGTTCGATGGCGGACAAGTCGACCTGGCTGTTTTCGAAGGGCCAGGAATACATGTGGTGGAACAACGTGGAGACGAAGCCGTACGGCGGGTATCCCCAGTTCTACGACGTGAAGATCACGCAGTTGATCGAGCAAGTGAACCCGGGGGGGCAGGTGTGGAACGTGCGGGTGGGCCGCAAGCACCATGCGCCCTACGGGGTGTTCGAAGGGATGACCATTTTCGACGCGGGGGCCAAGGTGGGCCAGGCGGCGATCGGGTACATTCCGACGGACCAGGAATGGCGCTTCGTGAACATCTACGAGGACACGGCCACGTCGATGCGCTCCTTGGTGGAGGGGATCGATCGGTCGGGGTTCTCGCGCGATGAACCGTGGCGGCTGTCCGGCAGCTCGCTGCCGGAGCATGAGACGTTCTTCTTCTACCTGCAACGGATCTGCAACCACTGCACGTATCCGGGCTGTTTGGCCGCCTGCCCGCGCAAGGCGATCTATAAACGGCCGGAAGACGGCATTGTGTTGATCGACCAGAACCGCTGCCGCGGGTACAAGAAGTGCGTGGAGCAGTGCCCGTTCAAGAAGCCGATGTACCGGGGGACGACCCGGGTGTCGGAGAAGTGCATTGCGTGCTATCCGCGGATCGAGGGGAAGGATCCGCTGACGGGCGGCGAGCCGATGGAAACGCGCTGTATGGCGGCGTGCGTGGGGAAGATCCGCATGCAGAGCCTGGTGCGCATCGGCGAGGACGGCCTGTGGGCGGAGGACCGGTGGCACCCCCTGTACTACACCATTCGGGTGGAGCAGGTGGCGTTGCCTCTGTATCCGCAGTGGGGCACGGAGCCCAATGGCTATTACATTCCGCCGCGGCACAGCCCGCGGGGCTATGCCCGGCAGATGTTCGGTCCGGGCGTGGACAATGCCATTGAGAAGTATCTGGTGCCGAGCCGGGAGTTGTTGGCGGTGCTGCAGCTGTGGCGCGCCAGTCAGCAGATCGTCTTCCGGTATGACGTCATTCCGGGCCCGAAGGTGTTTGAGACCCAGATTCACGGGAAGCGGTTCGAGATGTACAACGATACCGTGCTGGGCTTCAACAAGTCGGGGAAGGAAGTGGCGCGCATTCAGGTCGAAGAGCCGATCTACATCAGACCCGCGGAACGGGTGAACTGGCTGTAG